AAGCTACTCAAAGTCTAAACTTCAGTTAATAATGATAACGACTCATTGCACCCACACTTCATGAGAAAAAAGTTATGATCAACACACTGGAGAGGTTGGAGTCTTAATTACAagacttaaaataaaaagaagattcTTATAAGTTCTGCTTTGTTAATTGTGAATGGTGTGGAAGTTTAGCTACACCTCTAACATCCATTAGTCTCCTAAATCTATGAGAATCTGAACATCTCCCAGAACCACAAAAGATGTTAGACAAAAGCACCTCCATGGCTTCACTCTAACTCCATCAGCTTCTTATTAAACACTACAAGCTCAAAGAACCACTCTCCAAACCACAGCCTACAAATCAAGCACCACTACAAATGAACGAGTTACATGAAGATCCTAAAAAAAGCAATTTGCAGCTAATTAATTCTGTAAAACCTTTaaatttatcaaaagaaaacaactcTGTGATATACATACCATCATTCGTTTGGCTTGGCTGATCCAGGATTCCTACCAAACTGGATAATCATTGGTTTTCCTTTGAACACAAAACCATTTACAAGATTCTGcaaaaatcataaacaaaacaTCAGTTACTTTCCTCTTTATGTAGGTATaaaaaaacacgtttttcaTATATTCAAGCACAAAATGCTGTCAATGGTATATACATCATATATACAATATTCAGACTAACATAGACATTTACATAGAGCAAGAAGGTGTTAAGGATTATTACCAGAGCACGATGTGCCACTTCAACTGATGGAAATGTCAAAAAAGCTTGCCCTCTCATCCTTCCTTCCTAAAGTTTCTCACAATAGATTATAGTCATAAACAAGAAGATTGATAATCATCCAAAGCAAGTTTAAGGTTACGAAAGTCCGTAGACAGACGGATCACCTGCATCAGCCTCACACCAAGACTGGATTTAGCTGCTTCGATGCTTCCAAATTGTGATCCTACATGAGTACCAAAATATAGCTATGAATAGACTTCCAGAAAGGCAAGGTATCAGCAGTAAATTAAAGACTCTAGATTTTTGATTCGGTTAGCAGAGCGATATCTTACCAAATATGTAATAGAAATCATCAGTGATAACATCTTTGGCAAGATTTTTAATATACAGCACAAGCGAGGGATTCCCAGCTGTGTAGTTCTGcacacaataaaaacaaaatgcattttctctcagtgaatatgtttttttttttcagagatGGACACTCTTACATTTGAACTAGGGAAACAGTCATGAAAGAGCTGAATAGAAAAGATACACTATCAATCAGTAAATAGCTTTTCATGGATAGAGATTAGAGAGTCCCTTGTAACAAGTATGCATAGCCAATCAATGGCCCAAAGAAAAGGCTGGAACTGATAATCAGGCTCACACCATTACAAAAATTCTTCTCAACACACACATATTATAACTTGATACTTGTATCCATACCTTGAACATAGGCAGTGAAAGAATATCCTGCGGAGGTAGCCTTCCCTTCTCCAACTCCTCTAAACTTGCAAAGGGTTTCAAATTTGAAGCTTCTTCTCTAGGCTCCTCCTCTGCAGGGCCTTCAAGCTCAATATCCTCTTTACGCTCGTCTTGAGCAACTTTTTGAGTAATCTTGATCTACCGGCATAGACCTTACAAATATCAGCACAACTACACAGCGTAAGGGTTGAAAGATAACTATAGATAAAAGGATACCTGCATAACATGTTTATTCTTTCTTATCCGAGGCATCTCTTTGGGAGTCAAAGACGAGGGCTTCACTCCGACAGTCTCATGTGGCACATTCTTGTCCACACCAGGACCGACAAGAGTTTCATGTCTAGCACGCTTCCTTCTTGCTTTTGATGTATCTGTATCCTAAACATAATACTACAATCATAATTCTTACCCAAGTACTCAATAACACTGAATATAAAGAGTGCAGAAAAACACTCAGCGATTATCACACAGGTTCACtaacaaaaagagagaaagaagcaaCCAAAATGAGCTTAGCATGAAGCCACTTGACTAAATTTGTAGAATACAGACATGACATGAAGAGCCATACCTCATCAGACTCCATCTCTGACTCGCTACTAGATTGATGATCCACCTCAGTTGGTTGCTGGGCTGCTTTAGGTAGAGGTGGTGTGGGCAAAGCAAGGCGGAAAGGAGGTGGAAGATTCATTTTGTTCATTAGATGCAGCACCTGTCATCAAGAGGTGTAAAATTACATCTCTTGTTCTTTTCTGCACTCTACTATAGTCGATATCTACAGAACATAAccggaaattaaaaaaaaaacttctgcaCAGTGACACAGTAGAGCTAACCTGGGTGTATAAAGGTGGGACAGCAATAAGGGCATTAGTAATGTTGGCTAATATATTTGCATCGGGTGGTGGGTAAGCatatctgtaaaaaaaaacatctgaAGGATGAGAAGAGAAACACACACGCACATACAcaccaatgtttttttttttaaatgagtgAAACTTACTGCAGGTGAGGAGGGAATGGATAGTTTATGCCAAGTTTAGGAGCGATCGGTTCACCAGCAAGTCCTTCTCCAGATTTTGAATCATTATTGCTGCTGCTAACGGTTGAGAATACGAACGGTTGACCATCTTTTCCAGATTCTTCATTTAGACGAGGCTTCTTATTCTCACTAGGTTTATTAGCTCTCTGTACTTGTAGAACCTTACCAAGAAACCTCAACCTAAAGAAtcataaaatgattaaaaaaaaaaaaaaaaacagctccATCATTGACTAACTCTAGCTTATTACTAGTGGAAGATGAGGGAGTAACTGGTACCCATTTAACTGACGATGTGCTTGAGAAGCAATAGCTTCATTCTTGAAATCCACAAATGCAGCATTCCTTAATCTGTAGCAATGATTATATATGTCAAGTTCGActaatttgatattattatttccTAAACCTTATAAAAGTAATGTTTATTCCAATTAAATCGAAAGAAACGGTTTagggatttttttttaccttccACCGGAGCAAGGACGAACGGCATAAGCTCCGTACTGAGAGAAGAGCCGAGAGACGATATCATGAGGGATTCCATCAGGAAGATGCCGAACAAAGAGAGTTACACCTAATGGCTCTGCAAATTGTGGCGTCGTCGGGTGATTCACGACCGGCTCCGAAGTCGGATGTGCAGCCATTAAATCTCGAACTCAGGACGATGACAGAAGGGTTCGGTTTCACTGTTGCTTTTCCCAGTTTTGTGAATTGTCGGGTTTTTTAATAATCGGTAAACATTGATTTGTCACTAAACCGGACTAGATTTTGGAGTCATGTAATCGAACCAGTCACAGACCgagatttgtattttaataaaacGACGACGCTTTAGCAGGAGGGATTTTTATTGGAttaagcccacttacgattaaGTTTGTGTTTAAAGCACGTGGGCTTTTTAACTTGTGAGGCCCATTATAAAGTTTTCCTTTTGGGTCAAAAtcatttgtaataattaaacatttgcttttcttttacaatcttttgtagattttctttttaaatactAGGTAACTTATTACATCAATCATATAATCTTTACCGGCAACATATGTGATACTGATGAACAGCTCCGCAGATAAAAATTTCATGATGAAGCTCTCCCCATAACACTTGGATCGATGGACGGTTCCTGCAGCATGCAATATTGATAAACAGCTCCACGGATAAAGATTTTGTGATGAAACTCTTTAAAAAACACCTGGATCGGTTCCTGCAGCATATGCCATATTGATGAATAGTTTCGCGGATAAAGATTATATGATGAAGCTCTCCCAGAAACACTTGGATCGTCGGACGGTTCTACATGTTGGGAAAAATGACCATAACGAACGGCTCTGCCTACAATACTCTTGAACTTCCGATAAGCTTCGCAACGTATAATCTGTAAGGAAATCGAACCTCATACCTGGGTATAGAAGCATTTAAACTTTAACTAATAGGATACACTGCTTCcgctgtttttttattttttttataatgatatTACAATAAAATTGGTAATTTAATATGAAGACAAAACTAttgatgaaaaagaagaagaacaaactGTGAGATGGACAACCCAAAACCCAATTCGGTAGAACGAGAAGATAGAGTTGATAGTGAGAGACCGTGATTATAAACAGGTTGCTTGACCAAACGTACTTCCTTTCAAACACTACCATTGACAACATCAACTAAATTGCAGGACTTCTTACATTAGTAAGTACTGAATTATCAAGAATATGTCCATTTCACTTGAAGATGTAATATCTTCTTGGCGTGTGCCTTCCACACACTTCTTATGGCTCTCCTTAATTTTCCTTTGATATACTTCATGAATTTCTCAACTTCTTCACGCAACAATAATCTCTTTGtattttgtatacataaataATACAACTTTTATAGCTCATGGAATCCTACGAAAACAACAGATATAGACTTCgcttacaacaaaaaaaataaacgcATATGTAAGAAAATACATTCATATTCAGCAGGATCCAACTGCCACCACCGATGCTAATAGAGAAACAGTACTTTAATCTCGAATTCAATTAAATTGCTACAGTTTAAATAGTTGTAGATTATTTAGTAACAAAAGGACCTATTACATTTGTAATCAGAAAGTATGTAACTATATGAATTCTTACATAAGTTTGCGTTATATGTTAGCAACCCTTATTTGGAACAAATATAGGAATATATGTATGCGGCAAATATATTAGCTACGTTGGCCGTTGAGTTAATGCAAGAGGCACTAATGCATACACGGAATACGATTGTTTGCATGGTGTCATTCTCTTAACGGAATGTCCCTCTTTTCAAGTTGGCGTGTGTCTTTTTATCCCTCATATTATTCGCAAACTCGTCTCACACATGGACATGGACGATCGATTCCAATTTCATATGGCTTGTTTTTGTCAACGTATTCCATATATGTTACTTTCGTAGAATTCTACAAGCTAAAGTGTGATAAGATGCTTTTTATTCTTTctagataaaataaaagaaagaaaataaatggtTGCGTGAAGTATTTTCGAAAGAAATCATGAAGCATATCAAAGGAAAACGGAGAGAGCCGTACGAAATGTGTGGAAGGCACACGCCATGCATGAAGATAATATCCTCTTCCGAAATTCACATATTCATAATATTCTCTCGAATGAAAAGTCAATTTGTTTTTGCCCTAATTATTTTTTCCAAATGTTAGTAGTAATCAGCTGCACGCGTcttaatgaaagaaaaaaaatttaagatttgtTGCTTATATGGAAACCTGAGCGTTGCAGTACACAATTTAGAAACCGAGAAAGCTTAAACCATAATTTTGTTTCATTCACTCCGTGCAGAGAGTGAATCACCTAGTAATACAATTAAACACGAGGACGCTTAACTAGTCATTTAGAACACCTTCAATGGTGAGTATTAGGAAAAGTTCTAagtatttaaggaaaaaaataaaacaaaaaaatttggagaaataaaaccaaaaattcttagtttactttttaaaaaattcttagtATCTTCAAGAGACACATGTTATCATGTGAGAAGaagttaatgttttttttgttcaggaaaaataaaacatactgaataattataatactaatatttatatttcttagaaatttgtatggtttttaatTGTTGGAGTTGCTCTTACAGTCAAAACTCTTTGTAACAGCTCTTGATTATTTGCACATCGCAATTTTATTGGACTCTTTCATGTCTGTACAATAATGTGTATCAGACAATATAATAAGGCGAAACTTTTTTACTGCTTCGTACAAGTTGGAAGAAGCACAAAGTCACATGAGTCTCATAACTGGGCTTGGTTTTGCATAGAGGTGATATAATAGCATGATTATCCGGGGTACTTAGTGGATTTTTTAGTGTGTAGGTCCCCACAAAATCCTTAAGAATTggttacaaaaactactaattaagaaccgatcttagtgagtttcttacactgttcgcgggctccactgacacgtggcgatccgcgattagttttttttttaatttttttttgttttttttttttaaaactaatggGTTTCTTAAGAATAATCATGGCCTAAAGTTACTTAGATTTGACAGCTAGCTGGgtatattttaacatattatttataatcaatttTAATGTTGAACATCAGTGCTAAAATCAGAGCATGTAGATATTAATTTCTGCGATAAAAGATAAAGATGAAAAAACATTAAGCAATAAACATCTCATTGTTACCAATGCAATATCTATGGTACACATCTTGCTTGATACAAATTAGCTATTTTCTAACAATTTTGGATCTCACACATGCATGTTCACACAAGTCAGAGTAACTTGaagattattaaataaaaacttgtgagttatcaaaaaaaaaaaagaagtctaATGACAGTACACATCTTGCTTGATACAAATTAGCTATTTTCTAACAATTTTGGATCTCAAACATGCATGTTCACACGAGTCAGAGTAACTTGAagagtataaaaaaaaaactgttgtaGTTTTTAACAACACATAtctttaattaacaaaaatataggAGACTTCTAATGACTGTgcaatttctatttttatgatTAACAATTCATCGAGTAATCtaaactattatttatattaaatgtaaaacacaaaccataaaactaaatcaaaacTCCATCCTTTAAAACTTACATATGTAACTCCTAACATTTAAACAAAAgaacatatctaaaatattaaaagttgtagcatatttttaatagattatatatatatatatatattagtttatttttgaaaaggTTTCCAGTTACCAAAATAAATTATCGACGTgataattcatttaaaaaaaaaaaaactaagtgttCAACTTGAATCATGAAATCCTAAATAATTCATATTCGTTTTTGAGTTGATGTGGTCCCCACCTTACCCTAATAAATATCCATCCCTCGAAAAAGTTCACACCACCCGAGAAACACAATAtcttgaagaaaaaaaacgaagaaagttttatattttaatctttCATTTGAAAACAAGAAAGCCTCATAGTGTCGACATGGATTGCCAAGAGGAGCAACTGGTGAACACAATTTGCGATCTCTACGAAAAGATCTCAAAGCTCGAGAGTCTAAAACCATCCGAAGATGTCAACATTCTCTTCAGCCAGCTCGTTTTCACATGCATCCCACCCAACCCTAACATCGACGTCGCCAAGATGTGTGACACAGTCCAAGAGACTCGACAAAAGCTCATCAAGATCTGTGGCGAAGCCGAAGGTCACCTAGAACATCATTTCTCTTCGATCTTGACGTCTTTTGAAGACAACCCACTTcaccatttaaatattttcccTTATTACAATAACTATATAAAACTCGGGAAGCTCGAGTTCGATCTCCTCACGCAAAACATAAACGGTCTTGTCCCAAGGAATGTTGCTTTCATTGGATCTGGTCCTCTTCCTCTCACTTCCATCGTTCTTGCTTCATCCCATCTCAAAGAGACAGTCTTTCACAACTTTGACATCGACCCGTCAGCGAACGCACTCGCTTCTCTTCTGGTTTCTTCTGATCCAGACATCTCTCAACGCATGTTCTTCCACACCGTTGATATAATTAACGTGACGGAGAGCTTGAAGAGCTTCGACGTCGTGTTTCTAGCAGCGCTTGTTGGGATGAACAAGGAGGATAAAGTTAGAGTGATCgagcatcttcagaaacacaTGGCTCCTGGTGCTGTGCTCATGTTGAGGAGTGCTCATGGTCCGAGAGCGTTTCTTTATCCGATCGTTGAGCCGTGTGATCTCCAAGGGTTCGAGGTTTTGTCTATCTATCATCCGACGGATGATGTTATCAACTCCGTGGTGATCTCGAAAAAGCTCCCCGTTGTCTCAAATGGGAGTGTTGTTGGTGGACCATCGTGCTTGCTCATGCCTTGTAACTGTTCCAAGATCCATGCTATaatgaacaagaagaagaaaatgatgatcGAGGAGTTGGAAGCCAGCAGGGAAGAACAGTTTTCTTAAGATGACGTTATTTCTTAATTCACTGTCTTAATTATGGTTTGTGTCTTTGTGTTGTGTGTCGGTGTATTTCTCTATCCATTGTTCTCTGGTttgttataacttataaaaGTGTATTTGTTTCTGCGAGACCGGGTGGCCATGGTAGAAATGTAACGACACATCCAACTCGTGAAATTACAAAATCAAGTATCAATTTGGAAATTTTTGATGCATGCCACTTAAAAGCAAGAGAAATAATATGCAACGGATATTGTTTGTtagtagttttcaaaaaatccaataagaaatgaaacaaacccaacaatttttttcatttacccTTCCTGGTCCTCAATTTGGACATTGGACATAAGCTAACAAAATAATTCAAGGCCCATTATAATTATTAGACCCGACCCGTTTCCCAATAGTTTCTCCAGGAAACAAAATATCGGTAAATAAGGACAAAAGTGGTATTAAACTGCTGACGACTCTTCTCGGTCGAGTGGAGGAGATATAAAAACTGCTCTCTCCCTTCATCTTCACTTTGTTACTATACAGTCACATTCTAACacgagagaggagagagagagagacccgTAGATTTTCTGAAGCTCTCTTCTTGTTTGCGCGCAGTGAGGAAGATGGAAAGATTGTTGTGGTCTTGTGTCTATTTACACTTCTTTTAGAATCTTTCGTTTGATCAGATTTGATGGTGGATTCTCTGTTTCCGAGCATCGAAACAACCGTCGACGACGCTTCTCCGGAGTCAAGACAGAAGAGGCGGAGGATATCAGAGACGGCGAAGGAGGCAGAGTCATCAGGGATCAACCAAGAAAGCTTGAAGAGATGGAGAACCAATCGTGTGCAGCAGATCTATGCCTCCAAGCTCGTCGAAGTTCTGCGCCGAGTTCGCAAGGGATCCAACGACGGCGGTAAAATCACCTCCGCCGCGCGAGAGATACGGGACACGGCGGACCGAGTTCTCGCCGCGTCGGCTTGCGGCACGACACGGTGGAGCAGGGCGGTCTTAGCCACTCGCGTCTGAGCGAGTCTGAAGAAACACAAGAAGGCGAAGATAACCGGAACTCGCAAACCGAGAAAAGACACCGCGACGGAGAGGAAGCGGATTAAACTGCCGGCGGTTGAGAGAAAGCTGAAGATTCTCGGCCGGCTGGTTCCCGGTTGCCGGAAAGTCACCGTACCAAACCTTTTAGATGAGGCGACCGATTACATCGCGGCTCTAGAGATGCAGGTCCGAGCCATGGAGTCTCTAGCAGAACTCCTAGAAGCCGCCGCGCCACGGTCGACTTAACCCGACCGTAACGGCGGCAGTTAATTTGTCAGTTGTTAAATTAgctttttaacctttttatcCTCTTTGTTTGGctcaagtttttttatttgtttctgttttataatttcatgtattttatttttgtacattGTACATTACTTTGCTTAGTTGTATCCATTTTgatcttcttaatttttttcctaGAATCACGTTTCTTAATCTTCtaaaggaagaaaaagaaaggcAGCTAATCTTGATTCCAAAGTGTTAATAGACCCTTTAAAAGATAAGTGTACACACAAAAGAAGATAAGAGaagaataaaagttttaaaatgaaTTGCAACTTGAAGCAATTAAAAAAGAGAGCATGTGCGTAAACGGCCTAACGTGTAGAGAACACCCACCTTAATTTTGGGGCCAATGGACTCCATGTGATGTTCTCATTTTGACTTTTTCGACGTTGAAGTTTTTGCACTATTGTTAGATTGCCatccaaaattatattttgctgCTAATGCCCTTCTTTAACTTTGAAACTGATCGAtaaacctttcaaaataactttGAACCTGATTGATAAACATAAAGATTTACTTTCAAAATAACTTTGTAACTgattgataaacaaaaaaagttacttTCTAGATAACTCTGACTCTTgaatgataaatttttttttttactttaaagtTGAAGAATTGACATTTACATTATCgtttaaaaatacaaagttaGTGTAAGTttgtgagaagaagaaatccACTAGGGGAGAGCAAGTAAGTAACAATGAAATAAGTGTGAAGGACCACAACATTAGTACCAAAAGAAAGGGAAACAAAAAGATTGAGAAATGAATCTGGATGAACATCTTTCTTCCCCCTCTTTAAGTCTCCCCACGTGTGCTACTTCTTTTTTACATCCCAATatgtctttcttctttgcattcacacttttatatatatcaaattaatGGCAACATGTCCGTGGGTCattgtgtttttgtttataGGAAAAAAGTTATAAGGTGACAAGGTGTTTCTCACAAAATGATTTTCACAAATCTTACCCGgataactttttattaatacGATTGGGCATCCACATTTTATCCTTTGACATTTTGTATCCTGATATTACGAGTTTTTAACGTTAATTAACGTATTCACATGATATTTGGAATTAGTAGAACCAAATAAGAagcaaagtatatatataaatgcatCGAATGATAgctacaaaacaaaagaaaagaaaggggAAAACGTGGAGTTGGCCATATGTGGCTAAAGGGGTAGACCCAATGTAATCACATGCAACCATGTGACTCCAATTATGGACCTCATATGTGAATGTGGCCGAGGAGGTGCCAGCTTTTGAAGAATAATAgtcttctcttcctcttttttttaCAACGCTATATAGTATTTATGAGTGAGAAACAAATTCACCTTATCAttcataattatcaaaaataaaaactatcaaattttttattcaCCTACCTTGCTTTCACTAGTAATGTCACCTAAAATAACGTGTAATTTCACTTGTtagattatattatttttgtagtttGGTTGTCTATGCATGTTTTAGTGATGATTACAGTATTATAACAAAAAGTTAGGAATCAGATATCCATGTAGAGTGAATCAAAAGAGAATGGAAATCCAAAATTTAATCGGTTCAACCGGTGGAAATAACCGGAGTCTCAAGACTATATGGTTTTGAGTGTTGGGAACAATGGGTCCTGGGACGAGAGAAGCAAACAAAACCCTCTTTTGAACAAAATTTGACTTCAACAAAAATACTCTCGTCCATATCTTTTCATTCTCACatcagattaatatatatatatacatatataggtTTTTTATATGTGAGGGAATTTTGTGTGGTGTAATTACATGGAACACTTCGCAAGACAGCATGCACTCGCACATGTCTTCGGCAGAGAAATTTCGTTGTCTTTGAACTGTGCTAGTGTTTTTCTACATTTCCGCACGTGGTCTCAAGTCAACCATATCCACTTAAACTCATAAAATTTTGCTTCCATCTCACTAGTAACATACATGCaacttttcctttttaaaaccATTTATACCAAAGTTAATATTAGATCGTTAATTATGACTTTTGCATGTAGATCAGTCGCATACTAGAATTATACGTCAAACAAATTCACTCTTTGTATCCCCATTTGCATGACCATGAAGATAGCGAGGGAAGAAACTGTGCATCTCTATTTCAGACTAATTCACAAGTTTATAGACAATCACAAATTTGAATCTATATCTAAGATCCATACAGAAATGAGTATAATATGATGAAATTTAATTTCTTGCTCGATCAACAAAAAGTTCTCAACCATCAAAACTGCAACTAGAATATGACCATTTGGTTTTGGTTACAAATTTGTATTTGTAGCTAAGCAGTGGTATTTCTAGTATTCTACTGACCCAAGTTTGtcacccaaacccaaaccaattGCTTATAGTTGTGTTCTTGATGCATTATTTTTATGGTTTGTGCTAGTGGGCTATTAAATATCAAACCCAAAATGAACATAATATTCCACTCTTTATTTTACCTAGTCCGATGATGCTATCATtctttagatttgtttttctt
This region of Brassica napus cultivar Da-Ae chromosome C5, Da-Ae, whole genome shotgun sequence genomic DNA includes:
- the LOC106412290 gene encoding U11/U12 small nuclear ribonucleoprotein 65 kDa protein-like, which translates into the protein MAAHPTSEPVVNHPTTPQFAEPLGVTLFVRHLPDGIPHDIVSRLFSQYGAYAVRPCSGGRLRNAAFVDFKNEAIASQAHRQLNGLRFLGKVLQVQRANKPSENKKPRLNEESGKDGQPFVFSTVSSSNNDSKSGEGLAGEPIAPKLGINYPFPPHLQYAYPPPDANILANITNALIAVPPLYTQVLHLMNKMNLPPPFRLALPTPPLPKAAQQPTEVDHQSSSESEMESDEDTDTSKARRKRARHETLVGPGVDKNVPHETVGVKPSSLTPKEMPRIRKNKHVMQIKITQKVAQDERKEDIELEGPAEEEPREEASNLKPFASLEELEKGRLPPQDILSLPMFKNYTAGNPSLVLYIKNLAKDVITDDFYYIFGSQFGSIEAAKSSLGVRLMQEGRMRGQAFLTFPSVEVAHRALNLVNGFVFKGKPMIIQFGRNPGSAKPNE
- the LOC125587435 gene encoding nicotianamine synthase 3-like, with amino-acid sequence MDCQEEQLVNTICDLYEKISKLESLKPSEDVNILFSQLVFTCIPPNPNIDVAKMCDTVQETRQKLIKICGEAEGHLEHHFSSILTSFEDNPLHHLNIFPYYNNYIKLGKLEFDLLTQNINGLVPRNVAFIGSGPLPLTSIVLASSHLKETVFHNFDIDPSANALASLLVSSDPDISQRMFFHTVDIINVTESLKSFDVVFLAALVGMNKEDKVRVIEHLQKHMAPGAVLMLRSAHGPRAFLYPIVEPCDLQGFEVLSIYHPTDDVINSVVISKKLPVVSNGSVVGGPSCLLMPCNCSKIHAIMNKKKKMMIEELEASREEQFS